TCTCGTGGTTCCTTCGCAACAAGCGGAAGGAATGGGACAAATTCCAGAACCACGTGTCTGAGTTTGAACTCGAGAGGTATCTTCCCATCCTGTGATAACCGTCGCCGTTTCCTCCGCCGCAGACCTGCAGGAGCTGACCGAGGCTCTGATGCTGGCCGGTGCCCTCGCCACCCCGGTCGAGGCGGGTGACGCCGACGGCGAATGGGGTGTCGCACTGGTCGATCTTCGTTCGGAACCGCTGCAGCAGCTGCGAGAAGCCAGGCGAATATCGGAAGACATCGGCTGTCCGGTCATGGTGGTGATCACGTCGACCCAGACCACACTCCTCGAACACGAACGATGGATCGCCGACTTCATCAACGAACCGATCGACACGCTCGAACTCCGCTTGCGGGTGAGCCGCCTCGCCGGTCACGAGGAGGGGATCCAATCGGTCGAGTACAAGAGCCTCGAACTCAACCTCGCCACCTACCAGGCGACCATCGACGCAAAGCCGATCGACCTCACCTACATGGAATA
This region of Acidimicrobiia bacterium genomic DNA includes:
- a CDS encoding winged-helix domain-containing protein, whose amino-acid sequence is MITVAVSSAADLQELTEALMLAGALATPVEAGDADGEWGVALVDLRSEPLQQLREARRISEDIGCPVMVVITSTQTTLLEHERWIADFINEPIDTLELRLRVSRLAGHEEGIQSVEYKSLELNLATYQATIDAKPIDLTYMEYELLRYFIEHQGRVWSREQLLQKVWGYDYFGGARTVDVHVRRLRSKLGEERASWITTVRSVGYRFG